In Lotus japonicus ecotype B-129 chromosome 5, LjGifu_v1.2, one genomic interval encodes:
- the LOC130720049 gene encoding serine/threonine-protein kinase Nek4-like, with protein sequence MEQYEVLEQIGKGSFASALLVRHKHENKKYVLKKIRLARQTDRTRRSAHQEMELISKVRNPFIVEYKDSWVEKGCFVCIVIGYCEGGDMAEAIKKANCVHFSEERLCKWLVQLLMALDYLHANHILHRDVKCSNIFLTRDQDIRLGDFGLAKMLTCDDLASSVVGTPSYMCPELLADIPYGSKSDIWSLGCCVYEMAAHKPAFKALDMQALINKINKSLVAPLPTMYSGSFRGLVKSMLRKNPELRPSAAELLNHPHLQPYILKVHIKLNSPRRSTFPFQWADSNYARRTRFVEPASFSTLSVSDRGKRLSFSNDRALNPSISGTEQGSLCSTQRAQGFSACSKDKHYEQSVGCVSEECNMPRMRTAKESATPRRHTIPSKIPRISSKYDSLPASYTPAGKLTPPTRRASLPLPTTTMATTTPYRTSVGFLRSVDSPNISVNAPRIDKMAEFPLASGENIPLFPARRASSTSAQCSSGSPRSIIDCTITKDKCTIQVVDKASVPTSGSDGGAAVSHSNECSEHVATAVSSRSHSSSAESCQRRFDTSSYQQRAEALEGLLEFSARLLQQQRFEELGVLLKPFGQEKVSPRETAIWLTKSFKETVV encoded by the exons ATGGAGCAGTATGAAGTTCTAGAACAGATTGGCAAGGGTTCCTTTGCTTCTGCTCTGCTTGTCAGGCACAAGCACGAAAACAAAAA GTATGTTCTTAAGAAGATTCGCCTTGCCCGCCAGACTGACAGAACACGTAGATCTGCACACCAGGAG ATGGAGCTCATCTCTAAAGTGAGAAATCCATTTATTGTAGAGTATAAAGATTCATGGGTAGAAAAG GGTTGTTTTGTATGTATTGTCATTGGCTACTGTGAAGGAGGAGATAT GGCTGAAGCTATTAAAAAGGCCAATTGTGTTCATTTTTCGGAAGAG AGGCTTTGTAAATGGCTTGTTCAACTGCTGATGGCACTTGATTACTTGCATGCAAATCATATTCTTCATCGTGATGTCAAG TGTTCAAATATCTTTTTGACAAGAGATCAAGATATACGTCTAG GTGACTTTGGTCTTGCCAAAATGTTAACATGTGATGATCTTGCTTCCTCG GTTGTGGGAACACCAAGTTATATGTGCCCAGAGCTCCTGGCTGATATACCCTATGGCTCTAAGTCAGATATCTGGTCTTTGG GATGCTGTGTATATGAAATGGCTGCTCACAAGCCAGCTTTTAAAGCTCTT GATATGCAAGCATTgattaacaaaataaacaagtCTTTAGTGGCTCCACTACCAACAATGTATTCTGGTTCTTT TCGAGGCCTTGTGAAGAGTATGCTACGGAAAAATCCAGAGCTTAGGCCAAGT GCAGCAGAGTTACTCAATCATCCACATCTTCAACCTTATATTCTTAAAGTTCACATAAAACTAAATAGCCCCAGAAGAAGTACTTTTCCTTTCCAATGGGCTGACTCAAACTATGCAAGGAGAACACGGTTTGTAGAGCCAGCATCTTTTTCCACTCTTTCTGTCTCCGACAGAGGTAAACGATTGTCATTCAGTAATGACAGGGCCTTGAATCCTAGTATTTCTGGAACTGAACAAGGTTCTCTGTGTTCTACTCAAAGAGCACAAGGATTCTCTGCTTGTTCAAAAGACAAACATTATGAACAATCTGTTGGCTGTGTCAGTGAAGAATGCAATATGCCAAGAATGAGAACAGCTAAGGAATCTGCCACCCCCAGACGACACACAATACCATCGAAGATACCCCGAATTAGTTCCAAATATGATTCA CTTCCAGCATCTTATACTCCAGCTGGTAAACTTACCCCACCAACTCGCAGAGCTTCCCTTCCACTGCCTACAACAACCATGGCCACTACTACCCCTTATAGAACCAGTGTCGGTTTTCTTCGTAGTGTGGATTCTCCTAATATTTCTGTTAATGCGCCACGAATCGACAAGATGGCTGAATTCCCTCTGGCCTCCGGTGAGAATATTCCTCTCTTCCCTGCTCGTAGAGCTTCATCAACATCAGCTCAGTGCTCTTCTGGTTCCCCAAGGAGCATTATTGACTGCACAATCACAAAGGACAAATGCACAATCCAGGTTGTGGACAAAGCCAGTGTCCCTACCAGTGGCAGTGATGGTGGTGCTGCAGTTTCACATAGCAACGAGTGCTCTGAACATGTAGCAACTGCTGTTTCAAGCCGTAGCCATTCCTCCTCTGCTGAGTCTTGCCAGCGCAGGTTTGACACCTCGTCTTACCAGCAGCGAGCGGAGGCATTGGAGGGGTTGCTTGAGTTCAGCGCACGGCTCCTGCAACAGCAGAGGTTTGAAGAGCTTGGCGTGTTGCTGAAGCCGTTCGGGCAAGAGAAGGTTTCTCCAAGGGAAACAGCTATTTGGTTGACTAAGAGCTTCAAAGAAACTGTGGTATGA
- the LOC130721066 gene encoding uncharacterized protein LOC130721066 — MEIEEGEIIDLFELHYSDLSSSTSTKVDSIMEALGATGPGLLAITGVPNLCRSYLLPLARKLALLDHETRKRILKEHNLGSDVPLRNPDRSVSSFAAQLKYSNSHCDSGAKFDSFENLGSAFRELGFCMMELGLCLARVCDKAIGGNDLEQSLLESCAAKGRLIHYHSHLDAILLNERSKTSSKRGVKSMKPLLGSECKSIANDANLWQQWHYDYGIFTVLTAPLFLTPSCLETSSAEGSLCWEQCPSPTGHTCLQIYDPNKKRVFRVRAPPESFIIQVGESADIISKGKLRSTLHSVYRPSKFENLSRETFVVFLQPAWTKTFSVSDYPRCLVASDDGQQFEKDENELSHEIQKIVPPLSSRLRDGMTFAEFSRETTKQYYGGSGLQSNR; from the exons ATGGAGATAGAAGAAGGTGAGATCATAGACCTATTCGAGCTTCACTATTCAGACTTATCCTCTTCAACTTCAACCAAAGTCGATTCCATCATGGAAGCCCTCGGAGCCACCGGTCCCGGCCTCCTCGCCATTACCGGCGTCCCCAACCTCTGCCGCTCTTACCTCCTCCCACTCGCTCGCAAACTCGCTCTTCTCGACCACGAAACCCGTAAACGCATCCTCAAG GAGCACAATTTGGGTAGTGATGTTCCTCTGAGAAACCCTGATAGGAGTGTGTCCTCCTTCGCTGCGCAACTGAAGTATTCCAATTCACATTGCGATTCCGGTGCGAAATTTGACTCATTTGAGAATCTTGGAAGCGCTTTCCGGGAGTTAGGGTTTTGCATGATGGAGCTGGGGCTTTGCCTTGCGCGTGTGTGTGATAAGGCTATTGGTGGAAATGATTTAGAGCAGAGCTTGTTAGAATCTTGTGCTGCGAAGGGTCGTCTTATTCATTATCATTCGCATTTAGATGCAATCCTCCTTAATGAGAGGAGCAAGACAAGTAGCAAAAGAGGGGTGAAGAGTATGAAACCATTACTTGGGTCAGAATGCAAGTCAATTGCCAATGATGCTAATTTGTGGCAGCAGTGGCATTATGATTATGGTATATTCACTGTTCTGACTGCTCCCTTGTTTCTAACGCCGTCTTGTTTAGAGACAAGTAGTGCGGAAGGTTCATTGTGTTGGGAGCAATGTCCGTCGCCAACTGGGCATACATGTTTGCAGATATACGATCCGAATAAGAAAAGGGTATTTAGGGTTAGAGCCCCTCCTGAAAGTTTTATCATTCAAGTTGGGGAATCTGCTGATATAATCTCGAAAGGGAAGCTTAGATCAACCCTGCACTCTGTTTATAGACCTTCCAAGTTTGAGAATTTGAGCAGAGAAACTTTTGTTGTGTTTCTGCAGCCTGCATGGACTAAAACATTCTCCGTATCGGATTATCCTCGGTGTTTAGTTGCCTCTGATGATGGACAACAGTTTGAGAAGGACGAGAATGAACTAAGTCACGAGATTCAGAAAATTGTTCCCCCACTTTCATCGCGGTTGAGAGATGGGATGACTTTTGCTGAGTTCTCACGTGAAACAACAAAGCAGTATTATGGTGGTAGTGGTTTGCAATCAAATAGATGA